The following proteins come from a genomic window of Luteitalea sp.:
- a CDS encoding PIN domain nuclease — protein MPGMAALPKSFHRDPADRLIVATCRVMQLPILTHDRLILRSRLVKRWRPT, from the coding sequence ATGCCTGGGATGGCTGCACTTCCAAAGAGCTTTCACCGCGATCCGGCTGATCGGCTCATTGTCGCGACATGCCGCGTCATGCAGCTTCCGATCCTCACGCACGATAGGCTGATCCTGCGCTCGCGGTTGGTAAAGCGCTGGCGCCCCACTTAA
- a CDS encoding ATP-grasp domain-containing protein: MRKLRVLCLMHHYLVPPADAAKYHVDVDWKTEFDVKNTLESMGHDVIAVGVRDDLGVVKNAVSEFKPHIVFNLMENFHEVGVFDQNVVSYLELLRVPYTGCNPRGLMLSRDKALSKTLLAFHRVPIPEFTVVRVGRPIQRPKRLRFPLIVKSLTQEASIGISQASVVEDDDKLRERVRFVHQSVGTDAIVERYINGRELYVGLLGDRKVQVFPIWELDFEKMPGQSWRIATARVKWSTTYQEKYGIRSGPARDLPEPLVERIRTLCKRVYRVLDLSGYARIDLRLDPDGRIYVLEANANPQIAYGEDFADSAEAAGISYETLLQRILLTGLRWRPERRG, encoded by the coding sequence ATGAGAAAGCTCCGCGTGCTCTGCCTGATGCACCACTACTTGGTGCCCCCGGCCGACGCGGCCAAGTATCACGTCGACGTCGACTGGAAGACGGAGTTCGACGTGAAGAACACGTTGGAGTCGATGGGTCACGACGTGATCGCGGTGGGCGTCAGAGACGATCTCGGCGTCGTCAAGAACGCCGTCAGCGAGTTCAAGCCGCACATCGTCTTCAACCTCATGGAGAACTTCCACGAAGTGGGCGTCTTCGACCAAAACGTGGTCAGCTATCTGGAGCTGCTGCGAGTGCCATACACGGGGTGCAATCCGCGTGGCTTGATGCTCTCGCGCGACAAGGCGTTGTCCAAGACGCTGCTGGCCTTCCACCGGGTGCCGATACCGGAGTTCACCGTCGTGCGCGTCGGCCGTCCCATTCAGCGGCCCAAGCGTCTTCGCTTCCCGCTCATCGTGAAATCGCTCACACAGGAGGCCTCGATTGGCATCTCGCAAGCGTCGGTCGTCGAAGACGATGACAAGCTGCGAGAGCGCGTGCGGTTCGTGCACCAGAGCGTTGGGACCGACGCCATCGTCGAGCGCTACATCAACGGTCGAGAGCTGTACGTGGGCCTGCTCGGCGATCGAAAGGTGCAGGTCTTCCCGATCTGGGAGCTGGACTTCGAGAAGATGCCGGGCCAGTCGTGGCGCATCGCCACGGCGCGCGTGAAGTGGAGCACGACGTATCAAGAGAAGTACGGCATCAGGAGTGGGCCGGCCCGCGATCTGCCCGAGCCGCTCGTTGAGCGGATTCGGACCCTGTGCAAACGTGTTTACCGGGTACTCGACCTCAGCGGCTACGCGCGGATCGATCTCCGACTCGATCCCGACGGGCGCATCTACGTGCTCGAAGCCAATGCCAACCCGCAGATCGCCTATGGGGAAGATTTCGCGGATTCCGCGGAAGCGGCGGGCATCTCGTACGAGACGCTACTGCAGCGCATCCTCTTGACGGGTCTGAGGTGGCGGCCCGAGCGACGGGGGTAA